The Methylomicrobium agile genome has a segment encoding these proteins:
- a CDS encoding urea amidolyase associated protein UAAP1: MNLPPIDAQRVLWSEQLPGGAHHSFPIRRGNRLRLTDLEGGANLSALFVHYDEKTERYNMADTLKAQHTFYLTRGFVCYSDMGRVLCSVTGDTVGWHDAVCGVSDAHGVEAKYGAAPYQTHRNAMYRNGRDSMLIELEKWGLGKRDLVTPINFFSKVTVSEAGDMRFVSNHSPAGGEVELRFEMNTLVILSSCPHPLDPSPVYAPKPVLLQAFRSEPAGSDDFCRNFRPENQRGFCNTERYYL, encoded by the coding sequence ATGAATTTACCCCCGATTGACGCTCAACGTGTGTTATGGAGCGAACAACTGCCCGGCGGCGCGCACCATTCGTTTCCGATCCGGCGCGGCAACAGACTGCGCCTGACCGATCTCGAAGGCGGTGCGAATCTTTCGGCGCTGTTCGTACATTACGATGAAAAAACCGAGCGCTACAACATGGCCGACACACTGAAAGCCCAGCATACCTTCTATCTGACTCGGGGCTTCGTCTGCTACTCGGACATGGGGCGCGTTCTCTGTTCCGTCACTGGCGACACGGTGGGCTGGCACGATGCCGTGTGCGGGGTCTCGGATGCGCACGGCGTAGAAGCCAAATACGGTGCGGCGCCTTACCAGACCCATCGCAATGCGATGTACCGGAACGGCCGCGACAGTATGCTGATCGAACTCGAAAAATGGGGACTCGGCAAGCGCGATCTTGTGACACCGATCAATTTTTTCAGCAAGGTGACCGTCTCCGAAGCGGGCGACATGCGTTTTGTGTCGAACCATTCTCCGGCCGGCGGCGAGGTGGAACTGCGCTTCGAGATGAACACGCTGGTGATTTTGTCAAGTTGTCCCCATCCTCTCGATCCGAGTCCCGTCTATGCGCCGAAACCGGTGCTGCTGCAGGCATTCCGCAGCGAACCTGCGGGCAGCGACGATTTTTGCCGGAACTTTCGTCCGGAAAATCAACGCGGTTTTTGCAACACCGAAAGATATTACCTCTGA
- a CDS encoding flagellar transcriptional regulator FlhD: MDENIYNLNLDYLILAHALIQSGRKQHAMVSLGLTPEAVTILAKMPVDQLKMLARSDVLSFAPRFHVNSWRTFLRNEPTVSEPFEQRALRLRMFLSKSGGQS, translated from the coding sequence ATGGACGAAAATATCTATAACCTGAATCTGGATTATCTGATTCTGGCTCATGCGTTGATCCAGTCCGGCCGTAAACAGCACGCCATGGTCAGTCTCGGCTTAACACCGGAAGCGGTGACCATTTTGGCTAAAATGCCGGTCGATCAATTGAAAATGCTGGCGCGAAGCGATGTGCTCAGTTTTGCTCCCCGTTTTCACGTCAATTCCTGGCGGACATTCTTGCGTAACGAACCCACGGTGAGCGAGCCTTTTGAACAACGCGCCCTCCGTCTGAGAATGTTTTTAAGCAAATCAGGAGGCCAGTCATGA
- a CDS encoding ABC transporter permease — translation MKAIRPSRRSCWILRGSLSRRSYWSIALSGLLLPFFGWWWLSSAGTVDAVFLPTPPLVVISAWDWLREGDLIGDIGISVYRVVAGFLLSAAIALPLGIYIGAYAPVKAFFEPLTDFIRYMPAAAFIPLVMLWVGIDEGAKVAIIFIGTFFQMVLMIAENIRSVPMEQIEAAQTMGADREEIIMKVILPSAKPAILDTLRITMGWAWTYLVVAELVAANSGLGYAVLKAQRFLQTDKIFAGIILIGLFGLVTDQLFRGLHRRSFPWLYRK, via the coding sequence ATGAAAGCAATCAGGCCCTCACGACGATCTTGCTGGATCCTGCGCGGCTCACTGAGCCGGCGCAGCTATTGGTCCATTGCCCTGTCCGGGTTGCTGCTGCCGTTTTTTGGCTGGTGGTGGCTGTCGTCAGCCGGGACGGTGGATGCGGTCTTCTTGCCCACCCCGCCACTGGTGGTCATCAGCGCCTGGGATTGGCTTCGCGAGGGCGATTTGATCGGCGATATCGGCATCAGCGTGTACCGAGTGGTGGCCGGCTTTTTGCTATCCGCCGCGATCGCGCTGCCGCTCGGCATCTATATCGGCGCTTATGCGCCGGTCAAAGCCTTTTTCGAACCGCTGACCGATTTCATCCGTTATATGCCGGCCGCGGCTTTCATTCCGCTGGTGATGTTATGGGTCGGCATCGATGAGGGCGCGAAAGTCGCAATCATCTTTATCGGCACCTTCTTTCAGATGGTGCTGATGATCGCCGAAAACATCCGTAGCGTCCCGATGGAGCAGATCGAAGCCGCGCAGACGATGGGCGCGGACCGCGAGGAAATCATCATGAAAGTGATCCTGCCGTCGGCGAAGCCGGCGATCCTCGATACCTTGCGGATCACGATGGGCTGGGCCTGGACTTACCTAGTCGTCGCCGAACTGGTGGCGGCCAATTCGGGGCTTGGCTATGCGGTCCTGAAAGCGCAGCGTTTTTTGCAAACCGACAAAATCTTCGCCGGCATCATCCTGATCGGTTTGTTCGGACTGGTCACGGACCAACTGTTCCGCGGGCTGCATCGGCGAAGCTTTCCCTGGCTCTACCGGAAATGA
- a CDS encoding FlhC family transcriptional regulator, whose translation MIAEGLSYEDQLQNYQLAYQLLKRKLRTSYVSQLIKSISLPEIRDIHRSIHQGESPSSGLLPAIEAIPQVRESMLYISLFASLYRSASQIDIRAEMDVSAIIFAWDFFCETFPNHVRERRPYGKVRPANFSEAWVVAQALKIGLAAVHYCKSCHGDHIVIYNSKFSPTCQICVIDQLRKRGNTPGLR comes from the coding sequence ATGATAGCTGAAGGCTTGTCCTATGAAGATCAGTTGCAAAACTACCAATTAGCCTATCAACTGCTGAAACGAAAGCTCAGAACATCGTATGTTAGCCAACTGATTAAAAGCATCAGTTTGCCGGAAATTCGGGATATTCATCGCTCGATTCACCAAGGCGAGAGCCCGAGTTCGGGATTGCTTCCGGCTATCGAAGCTATTCCCCAAGTACGAGAGTCTATGCTGTACATCTCTCTGTTTGCATCCCTTTATCGAAGTGCCAGCCAGATTGATATCAGGGCTGAAATGGATGTGTCCGCCATTATTTTTGCCTGGGATTTTTTTTGCGAGACATTTCCCAACCATGTTCGTGAACGCAGACCTTATGGCAAAGTGCGTCCCGCCAATTTCAGCGAAGCCTGGGTCGTCGCGCAAGCGCTAAAAATCGGCCTGGCAGCCGTGCATTATTGTAAAAGCTGTCATGGTGATCATATCGTTATCTACAACAGCAAATTTTCGCCCACCTGCCAGATTTGTGTCATAGATCAATTGCGAAAAAGGGGAAACACTCCGGGCTTGAGGTAA
- a CDS encoding urea amidolyase associated protein UAAP2, with amino-acid sequence MAIVESKLGPRAAVYDFTLPAGEPWLHMIKQGQTFRIHDLEGNQAVDTLFYSAADHDDRYSASDTIRRQGNIYLSTGTQLISSEGNVLMTLVADTCGRHDTLGGACAAESNSVRYSLEKRFMHSCRDSFLHAIAHADCGLSKCHLTGNINFFMNVPVTEDGKLTFADGISAPGKYVEMRAEMDVIALISNCPQLNNPCNAYNPTPVRLLIWD; translated from the coding sequence ATGGCAATCGTCGAAAGCAAACTCGGTCCCCGCGCTGCGGTTTACGATTTCACTCTGCCCGCGGGCGAACCCTGGCTGCACATGATCAAGCAGGGGCAAACCTTCAGGATTCACGATCTGGAGGGCAATCAGGCCGTCGATACGCTGTTCTACAGCGCGGCGGATCACGATGACCGCTACAGCGCCAGCGATACGATCCGCCGCCAGGGCAACATCTATCTGAGCACCGGCACCCAATTGATTTCAAGCGAAGGCAACGTGCTGATGACCCTCGTCGCCGATACCTGCGGCCGCCACGATACCCTGGGCGGCGCCTGCGCGGCCGAAAGCAACAGCGTACGTTACTCGCTGGAAAAGCGTTTCATGCACAGCTGCCGCGACAGTTTCCTGCACGCAATTGCGCATGCCGACTGCGGCCTGAGCAAGTGCCATTTGACCGGCAATATCAATTTCTTCATGAACGTGCCGGTTACCGAAGACGGCAAGCTGACGTTCGCGGACGGCATTTCCGCACCCGGCAAATATGTCGAAATGCGCGCCGAAATGGACGTGATCGCGTTGATCTCGAACTGCCCGCAACTGAATAATCCGTGCAACGCTTACAATCCGACGCCGGTGCGTTTGTTGATCTGGGATTAG
- a CDS encoding lytic transglycosylase domain-containing protein encodes MLLTNLQSHHQSSAQHLSESHKSRSFCQKNYALVLLIFCLGLISFGPSCQAQEKAALPKSYITTASSKISNPSPSKLHTTLWWQIAEQHQLDPYILYAVALVESAKVNPLNHVTPWPWAINKSGKSIIPASQQEARAILNKTLIEGGRNIDVGLMQINLHWHGHRVGKPEQLLNPVTNLQIGALVLAEAIQSAPHDLVLGIGRYHSWQNTEAAVSYGRRVLAVANQIRAVL; translated from the coding sequence ATGTTGCTTACTAATTTACAGAGCCACCATCAGTCATCGGCTCAACATCTCTCTGAATCCCACAAGAGTCGGAGTTTTTGCCAAAAGAATTATGCTCTTGTGCTGCTTATATTTTGTTTAGGGCTCATTAGTTTCGGCCCAAGTTGCCAAGCGCAAGAAAAGGCGGCTTTGCCAAAAAGCTATATCACTACGGCCAGTTCAAAAATTTCAAACCCTTCTCCTTCCAAGCTGCACACCACACTTTGGTGGCAAATCGCCGAACAGCATCAGCTGGATCCCTACATTCTATATGCCGTTGCGCTGGTTGAATCAGCCAAAGTGAATCCCTTAAATCATGTGACTCCATGGCCTTGGGCCATTAACAAGTCCGGCAAATCCATCATCCCTGCCTCTCAACAGGAAGCACGAGCTATCTTAAATAAGACCCTTATCGAGGGTGGCCGGAATATCGATGTCGGACTCATGCAAATCAATCTCCACTGGCATGGACATCGGGTCGGCAAACCTGAGCAACTGTTGAACCCTGTCACGAACTTACAGATCGGTGCTTTAGTCTTGGCCGAAGCCATCCAATCAGCACCCCATGATCTGGTTTTAGGGATAGGGCGCTATCACAGCTGGCAAAATACCGAAGCCGCAGTGAGTTATGGGCGCAGGGTGCTGGCGGTGGCGAATCAAATCAGGGCAGTGCTCTGA
- a CDS encoding ABC transporter ATP-binding protein: MTTTPAISISGLSKSFATDGLDFVALQNANLQISPGEFVTLVGASGCGKSTLLRIVAGLEQASAGDVAVDAQPIQGPGIDRAMVFQHYSLYPWLTVLENIKFCRQLRVHRDVSTSADVEAAAGRADALIQLMGLSHVANAYPNQLSGGMQQRVAIARALMARPKILLMDEPFGALDAQTREVMHDLILHVSLLEKTTLLFVTHDVEEAIYLAHRVVLMAPRPGRIEAIHPVPLPDPRDQEMKQSPEFLRLKKDILDGIRATSGMQTQREWLERLGEASGASY; the protein is encoded by the coding sequence ATGACGACTACTCCCGCAATTTCGATCAGCGGCCTCTCCAAATCGTTCGCGACGGACGGGCTGGACTTCGTCGCCTTACAGAATGCGAATCTGCAGATTTCGCCCGGCGAATTCGTGACCTTGGTCGGCGCCTCCGGCTGCGGCAAATCGACTCTGCTGCGCATCGTCGCCGGCCTGGAACAGGCGAGCGCGGGCGATGTCGCGGTCGATGCGCAGCCGATCCAGGGGCCCGGCATCGACCGCGCGATGGTGTTCCAGCATTACAGCCTGTATCCCTGGTTGACGGTGCTCGAAAACATCAAATTCTGCCGGCAATTGCGCGTGCACCGCGACGTTTCGACTTCGGCGGACGTCGAAGCGGCAGCCGGCAGGGCCGACGCGCTGATTCAACTGATGGGCCTTAGCCATGTCGCGAACGCCTATCCGAACCAGTTGTCCGGCGGCATGCAGCAGCGGGTTGCAATCGCCCGTGCGTTGATGGCGCGACCGAAAATTTTGCTGATGGACGAACCCTTCGGCGCCCTGGACGCACAGACCCGGGAGGTGATGCACGATTTGATCTTGCACGTTTCGCTGCTTGAAAAAACGACCCTGTTGTTCGTGACTCATGACGTCGAGGAAGCGATTTATCTCGCGCACCGGGTCGTGCTGATGGCTCCGCGCCCCGGCCGGATCGAAGCCATCCATCCGGTTCCGCTGCCCGATCCGCGCGATCAGGAGATGAAACAATCCCCGGAGTTTCTTCGGCTCAAAAAGGACATTCTCGACGGCATTCGTGCCACATCGGGGATGCAAACCCAACGCGAATGGCTGGAGCGTCTCGGCGAAGCCTCCGGCGCTTCTTATTGA
- a CDS encoding ABC transporter substrate-binding protein — MSFHSILFSRRFAALFFTLLVFNPLSSQAEIKVGVSDWPGWVAWYVAEEKEFFKKHGAKVKLVWFANYTDSISALSAGQIDANSQTWSDTMAPLTKGIPLKAILVNDNSDGNDALMVKPSIKNFADMKGKTIALEQYSISHFVLATALAKNGLRFDDVNIVNLSAGDAAAAFLSGRVDATVVWNPWVNNIQASGKGVALFSSKDMPGLIPDLLIAREKAIQQQRADLIGMIKAWDETQRFIREQPDEAVRIMAKVVGMKPDAYKIFLPGTRFFNLQDSLKALGPDAEPSSLLAVGPVIAKFLKDNKLIEGDPSLAAGIDASLLIEALAGH; from the coding sequence GTGAGCTTTCACTCAATACTTTTCTCCCGCCGTTTCGCGGCACTCTTTTTTACGCTTCTCGTCTTCAATCCGCTTTCTTCGCAAGCCGAGATCAAGGTCGGCGTCAGCGACTGGCCCGGCTGGGTCGCCTGGTATGTGGCCGAAGAAAAAGAGTTTTTCAAAAAGCACGGCGCCAAGGTCAAACTGGTCTGGTTCGCCAATTACACCGACTCCATTTCCGCTCTATCCGCCGGCCAGATCGACGCGAACAGCCAAACCTGGTCCGATACGATGGCGCCCTTGACCAAGGGCATACCGCTGAAGGCAATCCTGGTCAACGACAACTCGGACGGCAACGATGCGCTGATGGTCAAGCCGTCGATCAAGAACTTTGCCGACATGAAAGGCAAAACCATCGCGCTGGAGCAATATTCGATCTCGCATTTCGTGCTCGCGACCGCGCTGGCGAAAAATGGCTTGCGTTTCGATGATGTCAACATCGTTAACCTGTCGGCCGGCGATGCCGCGGCGGCCTTTTTAAGTGGACGGGTGGATGCAACGGTCGTCTGGAATCCCTGGGTCAATAACATTCAGGCCAGCGGCAAAGGCGTGGCGTTGTTCAGTTCCAAGGACATGCCGGGATTGATCCCTGACTTGCTGATCGCCCGTGAAAAGGCCATTCAACAGCAGCGCGCCGACTTGATCGGCATGATCAAAGCCTGGGACGAAACGCAACGTTTCATCCGGGAACAGCCCGACGAAGCCGTCCGGATCATGGCCAAAGTCGTCGGCATGAAGCCGGATGCCTATAAGATTTTCCTGCCCGGCACCCGTTTCTTCAATTTACAAGACAGCCTGAAGGCGTTGGGACCCGACGCCGAACCGTCTTCACTGCTCGCGGTCGGCCCTGTGATCGCCAAATTCCTCAAAGACAATAAGTTGATCGAAGGCGATCCGTCGCTGGCGGCGGGTATCGACGCTTCCCTGCTTATCGAAGCACTGGCCGGACACTAA
- a CDS encoding GNAT family N-acetyltransferase encodes MASSVKWSLPSPLKTEHDFTAFTCGEISLDHWLKNRALRNEGRGASRTYVVCVDQPRAGTIVAYYCLATGSIACELAPGGIRRNMPDPIPVMVLGRLAVDINWQGQGIGKALLRDAILRTLQVSEIVGVKALVIHALSDQSVHFYEEHGFQKSPMDSNTLLLPLPHVIFQGNAE; translated from the coding sequence TTGGCTAGTTCAGTAAAATGGAGCCTGCCCTCACCGCTGAAAACAGAACATGACTTTACCGCGTTTACTTGCGGCGAAATCAGTCTTGATCATTGGCTAAAAAATCGTGCACTGCGTAACGAGGGTCGTGGCGCTTCACGAACTTATGTCGTGTGTGTTGACCAACCTCGCGCCGGAACCATCGTTGCCTATTATTGTTTGGCTACCGGATCAATTGCCTGTGAGCTAGCGCCGGGAGGCATTCGTCGTAACATGCCAGATCCCATTCCCGTCATGGTGTTGGGCCGACTCGCCGTTGATATAAACTGGCAAGGCCAAGGGATTGGCAAAGCGCTTTTGCGCGACGCCATACTCCGTACCCTTCAAGTGTCCGAAATCGTGGGTGTCAAAGCCCTTGTGATTCATGCACTTTCGGATCAATCCGTCCATTTTTACGAAGAACACGGTTTTCAAAAATCGCCGATGGATTCCAATACGCTATTATTGCCTTTACCGCACGTTATTTTCCAAGGTAACGCCGAATAA
- the uca gene encoding urea carboxylase has translation MFTKVLIANRGEIACRIIATLKKLDIRSVAVYSEADAHALHVQEADEAVCIGPSAPADSYLRTDRILDAALSTGAEAIHPGYGFLSENADFAEQCAAHGVVFIGPTPDMLRQFGLKHTARALAEANRVPLLPGTDLLSGIEQAESLAEVIGYPVMLKSTAGGGGIGMRLCRNKNELQDAFGIVQRLSAANFKDGGLYLEKFVQRARHLEVQIFGDGRGRVLHLGERDCSVQRRNQKVIEETPAPNLPEAMRDSLYRHALALTAAVNYRSAGTVEFVYDEDASACYFLEVNTRLQVEHGVTEAVTGVDLVEWMLRLAAGESDFLDTYRHRPQGAAMQVRVYAEDPNKNFQPSAGLLTDTRLPQHIRVDHWLENGLLVTPHYDPLLAKIIVHGDTRATALLQMETALDATHLAGIETNLAYLRQIVADSIFRGGRQTTAYLNQFRYCALTIDVLEAGTQSMIQDYPGRLGYWDVGVPPSGPMDPFAFRLANRILGNAEDAAGLEMTIHGPTLRFNLDARIALTGAAMSAELNGEAVPFWQPVVVKAGDTLKLGGIIGQGCRTYLAVSHGFDVPEYLGSRATFALGKFGGHGGRALRVGDVLAVRKESSGLTETRIRKAAIPDYRNDWTIGVLYGPHGAPDFFTEADIEQFFSTAWEVHYNSNRTGIRLIGPKPEWARPDGGEAGLHPSNIHDNAYAVGTVDFTGDMPVILGPDGPSLGGFVCPATVVGADLWKLGQLKPGDTIRFHRLTREEAAALDRSLEQFIAAPEQALPPQLPARTETRVGEDCVLKRLPESPASLAVIYRQAGDSYLLVEYGPLVLDLNLRFRIHALVEWLRTERISGIVDLTPGIRSLQIHYDRRLPLSRLMDILAQAEAELPAIDEMEVPSRIVHLPLSWDDPSTRLAIEKYMQSVRKDAPWCPSNIEFIRRINGLDSIEQVREILFDASYLVLGLGDVYLGAPVATPIDPRHRLVTTKYNPARTWTPENAVGIGGAYLCVYGMEGPGGYQFVGRTVPMWNHYRQTADFQDGKPWLLRFFDQIRFFPVTADELLRYREDVTRGRIKLDIREETFSLRRYNEFLRAHAAEIASFKCRQQAAFDDERESWNRTGLSYADDHAVAQASADTELDLPAGARPVASHMAGNVWKVLAREGEWVDQGDPLVIVESMKMEFDILAPQSGRIWKVFCSEGGPIAAGQDLLILQDEEHA, from the coding sequence ATGTTTACCAAGGTGTTGATCGCCAACCGCGGCGAAATTGCCTGCCGCATCATCGCCACGCTAAAAAAGCTCGATATCCGCAGCGTTGCTGTCTATTCGGAAGCGGATGCGCATGCGCTTCACGTGCAGGAAGCCGACGAAGCGGTCTGTATAGGTCCGTCCGCCCCTGCCGACAGCTATTTGCGCACCGACCGGATATTGGACGCCGCTCTGTCCACCGGCGCCGAGGCGATCCATCCCGGCTATGGTTTTTTGAGCGAAAATGCCGATTTTGCCGAACAATGCGCGGCTCATGGCGTCGTGTTCATCGGCCCGACGCCGGACATGCTCCGGCAGTTCGGACTCAAACATACAGCGCGCGCGCTCGCGGAAGCCAATCGAGTGCCGCTATTGCCCGGCACCGACCTTTTGTCCGGCATTGAACAGGCGGAAAGCCTCGCCGAAGTGATCGGTTATCCGGTCATGCTTAAAAGCACCGCCGGCGGAGGCGGTATAGGCATGCGCCTGTGCCGCAACAAAAACGAGCTGCAGGATGCGTTCGGCATCGTGCAGCGGCTCAGCGCTGCCAACTTCAAGGACGGCGGTTTGTACCTCGAAAAGTTCGTCCAGCGCGCCCGCCACCTCGAAGTGCAGATCTTTGGCGACGGCCGGGGCCGCGTGCTGCATCTCGGCGAGCGCGACTGCTCTGTGCAGCGACGGAACCAAAAAGTGATCGAAGAAACACCCGCCCCGAATCTGCCGGAGGCGATGCGCGACTCGCTCTACCGGCATGCGCTTGCGTTGACCGCCGCCGTGAATTACCGCTCGGCCGGCACGGTGGAGTTCGTTTATGACGAAGACGCATCTGCATGCTATTTCTTGGAGGTAAATACGCGGCTTCAGGTTGAACATGGCGTGACCGAGGCCGTGACCGGCGTTGATTTGGTCGAGTGGATGCTGCGCCTCGCAGCCGGCGAATCGGATTTTCTGGACACTTATCGGCACCGGCCGCAAGGCGCGGCGATGCAGGTGCGGGTCTACGCGGAAGACCCGAACAAAAACTTTCAACCATCAGCGGGCCTTTTAACCGATACGCGCCTTCCGCAGCATATCCGTGTCGATCATTGGCTCGAAAACGGTTTGCTGGTGACGCCGCATTACGATCCCTTGCTCGCCAAGATCATCGTGCACGGCGATACGCGCGCCACCGCGCTTCTGCAGATGGAAACCGCGCTGGACGCCACGCACCTGGCAGGCATTGAAACGAACCTGGCCTATTTGCGGCAAATCGTCGCCGACTCCATCTTCCGCGGCGGCCGGCAAACGACCGCGTATCTGAATCAATTCCGCTACTGCGCCCTTACGATCGACGTGCTGGAGGCGGGCACCCAAAGCATGATTCAGGACTATCCGGGACGCCTGGGGTATTGGGATGTCGGGGTGCCGCCTTCCGGCCCGATGGATCCTTTCGCGTTCCGTCTGGCCAACCGGATACTCGGCAATGCAGAAGATGCGGCTGGGCTCGAAATGACGATCCACGGTCCGACGCTCAGATTTAATCTGGATGCCCGGATTGCGCTGACCGGCGCGGCGATGAGTGCCGAACTGAACGGCGAAGCGGTCCCTTTTTGGCAGCCGGTGGTGGTCAAGGCGGGCGATACGTTGAAACTAGGCGGTATTATCGGCCAGGGTTGCCGCACCTACCTGGCGGTCAGCCACGGCTTTGACGTGCCCGAGTATCTCGGCAGCCGCGCGACATTCGCGCTCGGCAAGTTCGGCGGCCACGGGGGGCGGGCCTTGCGGGTCGGCGATGTGCTCGCGGTGCGGAAAGAGAGTTCCGGCTTGACGGAAACGCGGATTCGAAAAGCCGCTATACCCGATTATCGAAACGACTGGACCATCGGCGTGCTGTACGGCCCGCATGGCGCTCCCGATTTTTTTACCGAGGCGGACATCGAACAATTTTTCTCGACCGCCTGGGAAGTACATTACAACTCGAATCGGACCGGCATCCGTCTGATCGGGCCGAAGCCGGAATGGGCGCGTCCCGACGGCGGCGAGGCCGGGCTGCATCCGTCGAACATTCACGACAATGCCTATGCGGTCGGCACGGTGGACTTTACCGGTGACATGCCGGTGATCCTGGGGCCGGACGGCCCGAGCCTCGGCGGTTTCGTGTGCCCGGCGACGGTCGTAGGCGCCGACTTGTGGAAGCTCGGCCAGCTCAAGCCCGGCGACACGATCCGTTTTCACCGCCTTACGCGCGAAGAAGCCGCCGCGCTCGATAGGTCCCTTGAGCAGTTCATCGCGGCGCCGGAGCAGGCCTTGCCGCCGCAGTTACCGGCCAGAACGGAGACTCGCGTCGGCGAAGACTGTGTCCTGAAACGGCTTCCGGAATCCCCGGCCAGCCTGGCGGTCATCTATCGCCAGGCCGGCGACAGCTATCTTCTGGTCGAATACGGTCCTCTGGTGCTGGATTTGAATCTGCGGTTTCGGATCCACGCATTGGTCGAATGGCTCAGGACAGAGCGGATTTCCGGGATCGTCGATCTGACGCCGGGCATTCGCTCGCTGCAGATTCATTACGACCGCAGATTGCCGTTGTCCAGGCTGATGGACATTCTGGCGCAAGCCGAAGCGGAATTGCCGGCGATCGATGAAATGGAAGTGCCCTCGCGGATCGTGCATTTGCCCTTGTCCTGGGACGATCCATCAACGCGTTTGGCAATCGAAAAATACATGCAATCGGTGCGCAAGGATGCGCCCTGGTGCCCGAGTAACATCGAGTTCATCCGCCGGATCAACGGCCTCGACAGCATCGAGCAGGTGCGCGAGATTCTTTTCGACGCCAGTTACCTGGTGCTGGGTCTCGGCGATGTGTATCTCGGCGCGCCGGTTGCGACGCCGATCGATCCCCGTCATCGCCTGGTCACGACCAAGTACAATCCGGCCCGCACCTGGACGCCCGAAAATGCGGTCGGGATCGGCGGCGCCTATTTATGCGTCTACGGTATGGAAGGGCCGGGCGGTTACCAGTTTGTCGGGCGCACCGTGCCGATGTGGAACCACTACCGGCAAACCGCGGATTTTCAGGACGGCAAGCCATGGCTGCTGCGGTTTTTTGATCAGATCCGCTTCTTTCCGGTCACGGCGGACGAACTGTTGCGCTACCGAGAAGACGTGACCCGGGGCAGAATCAAGCTCGACATCCGCGAAGAAACCTTCAGCCTGCGCCGCTACAACGAGTTCTTGCGCGCGCACGCTGCCGAGATTGCCTCCTTCAAATGCCGGCAGCAAGCGGCATTCGACGACGAACGCGAAAGCTGGAATCGTACAGGCCTGAGTTACGCGGATGATCATGCGGTCGCACAGGCGTCCGCCGATACCGAACTGGATTTGCCGGCCGGCGCAAGACCGGTGGCCAGTCACATGGCCGGCAACGTCTGGAAGGTTTTGGCCAGGGAGGGCGAATGGGTCGATCAAGGCGATCCGTTGGTCATCGTCGAGTCGATGAAGATGGAATTCGACATTCTAGCCCCCCAAAGCGGCCGTATCTGGAAAGTGTTTTGCAGCGAAGGCGGACCGATTGCGGCCGGCCAGGATTTGTTGATTTTGCAGGACGAGGAGCACGCCTGA
- a CDS encoding DUF1778 domain-containing protein, whose amino-acid sequence MQPSSTKANSPRDININIRAKRTQRDLIDQAAEMLGKTRSDFMLETACREAEELLLDQRIFHLDAERFKQFQALLDTPPTANPKLRELMSSKGPWED is encoded by the coding sequence ATGCAGCCGTCATCAACCAAAGCGAATAGCCCCCGCGACATTAATATCAACATCAGGGCCAAAAGAACGCAACGCGACTTGATCGACCAGGCCGCCGAGATGCTTGGCAAAACTCGATCGGATTTCATGCTGGAAACAGCGTGCCGTGAGGCCGAAGAACTGTTACTTGATCAACGAATTTTCCATTTGGATGCGGAAAGATTCAAGCAATTTCAAGCCTTGCTGGATACGCCGCCGACTGCCAATCCCAAACTACGCGAACTAATGTCAAGCAAAGGCCCTTGGGAAGACTAG